One genomic segment of Helianthus annuus cultivar XRQ/B chromosome 14, HanXRQr2.0-SUNRISE, whole genome shotgun sequence includes these proteins:
- the LOC110924569 gene encoding uncharacterized protein LOC110924569, which translates to MPEPTRYAIIRFCFFFKSICSKEIKVEELDKLQEELCVTLCLLEKYFPPSFFDIMIHLTVHLTREVKLCGPICFRWMYPFERCMKVIKGHVRNKTYPEGCIAEENIAEETIEFFSEYQKNMKTIGIPPYKYKTSENDNGEGNPLSAGKPVLVSPELSLKAHFYVLQNTPEIVPYIEQHMTFLKNRHGGKPQAWLEKEHNTTFGHWLRNKVI; encoded by the exons ATGCCGGAACCCACAAGATATGCTATTATCAGGTTTTGCTTTTTTTTCAAATCAATATGTAGCAAAGAAATCAAGGTAGAAGAACTAGATAAGTTGCAAGAAGAGCTTTGTGTGACACTGTGTCTGCTCGAGAAATATTTTCCCCCATCCTTTTTCGATATTATGATTCATTTAACTGTGCACCTTACTAGGGAGGTAAAATTATGCGGGCCAATATGCTTTCGGTGGATGTATCCCTTTGAAAGGTGCATGAAGGTTATTAAAGGGCATGTGCGAAACAAAACTTATCCAGAAGGATGCATTGCTGAGGAGAATATTGCAGAAGAAACAATTGAGTTTTTCAGCGAATACCAAAAAAACATGAAGACTATTGGCATTCCACCATATAAGTATAAGACATCTGAAAATGATAACGGGGAAGGAAATCCTTTGTCAGCCGGTAAACCAGTTCTAGTTTCTCCGGAACTCTCATTGAAAGCACATTTCTATGTATTGCAAAATACGCCCGAAATTGTGCCTTATATTGA ACAACACATGACCTTTTTGAAAAACCGACATGGTGGTAAACCACAAGCGTGGCTGGAGAAAGAGCATAACACAACGTTTGGTCACTGGTTACGTAACAAGGTAATTTAA